In a single window of the Chondrocystis sp. NIES-4102 genome:
- a CDS encoding surface antigen D15 domain-containing protein, with translation MIAQASKVKANTKSFYLAQTPQLPRDTNIDRLPQTPLPDREKKPRIKPLPPIEELLDIPATDPSPSTVPSEAAFKVKFKLEGNTVLEAAEVEEILKDYRDRSVTFADLLELETKFTKLYTSKGYVNSAVVVPSQNVDRGVVTLQAIEGSIDEIKINVDGRLKEGYIRSRLGRGTKSPFNINELQSALQILQLNPLIESINTELSVGSSRDRWKLNVDVKQAKAFDPVLFVDNNRNPSVGSIQRGLELNHNNVLGYADKFSFIFKNTEGSNDFDTSYTIPINSLDGTVGLRYRHVDSDIIEGNFESLDIESQTDEWQLTVRQPLLVRANSESTQEFALGLEFSRQSNDVSLENRPFPSLSPGADADGETKISALRFFQDWTRRTRKDVLAARSQLSTGLDVFDATVGVQEPDSKFVSWRGQVQWLRQLKSDSNINLFLRSDLQLSSDDLVPLERFSLGGAESVRGYRQDVLLGDNGLLMSGEVRIPVYRWNQQQSSLTAIPFLDFGTSWSNSDNPNQPEDTVASLGIGVQLDLSNSLTARLDYGIPLIEVKDTNDTLQENGLYFSLEYFPF, from the coding sequence ATGATTGCCCAAGCAAGTAAAGTTAAGGCTAATACTAAAAGCTTTTATTTAGCGCAGACACCTCAGTTACCGCGAGATACTAATATTGATAGATTACCCCAAACTCCCTTACCTGATCGGGAAAAAAAACCCAGAATTAAACCATTACCCCCAATAGAAGAATTATTAGATATTCCTGCTACTGATCCATCACCCTCAACAGTACCATCCGAAGCAGCATTTAAAGTAAAATTTAAGCTAGAAGGGAATACAGTTTTAGAAGCAGCAGAAGTAGAAGAGATTTTGAAAGATTATCGCGATCGCTCTGTAACTTTTGCGGATCTTTTGGAATTGGAAACGAAATTTACTAAGTTATATACCAGTAAAGGTTATGTTAATTCGGCGGTAGTTGTTCCTTCACAAAATGTAGATCGAGGAGTGGTAACTCTGCAAGCCATAGAAGGAAGCATAGATGAAATTAAAATTAATGTTGATGGTCGTTTAAAGGAAGGTTATATCCGCTCTCGTTTAGGTAGAGGTACGAAATCTCCTTTTAATATTAATGAATTACAGTCGGCGTTACAAATTCTACAACTTAACCCTCTAATTGAAAGTATTAATACAGAATTATCCGTAGGTTCAAGTCGCGATCGCTGGAAATTGAATGTAGATGTTAAGCAAGCTAAAGCATTTGACCCTGTTTTATTTGTAGATAATAATCGTAATCCTAGTGTAGGCAGTATCCAACGAGGTTTGGAATTAAATCATAATAATGTTTTGGGTTATGCGGATAAATTTAGTTTTATTTTTAAAAATACTGAAGGTAGTAATGACTTTGACACAAGTTATACTATTCCTATAAATTCCCTAGATGGCACGGTAGGATTACGTTATCGTCATGTAGATAGTGACATTATCGAAGGTAATTTTGAGAGTTTGGATATCGAATCTCAAACCGATGAATGGCAATTAACTGTAAGACAACCCCTATTAGTGCGTGCTAATTCTGAATCTACTCAAGAGTTTGCTTTAGGTTTAGAATTTTCCCGTCAATCTAATGATGTTTCTTTAGAAAATAGACCTTTTCCATCCTTATCCCCTGGTGCTGATGCTGATGGTGAAACCAAAATTTCTGCTTTGCGTTTCTTTCAAGATTGGACAAGAAGAACTCGCAAAGATGTATTAGCAGCGCGATCGCAATTGAGTACGGGTTTAGATGTTTTTGATGCTACGGTAGGAGTACAAGAACCTGATAGTAAATTTGTTTCCTGGCGTGGACAAGTGCAATGGTTACGACAATTAAAGTCTGATTCCAATATTAATTTATTTCTGCGTTCCGATTTGCAACTTTCAAGTGACGATCTTGTTCCTTTAGAAAGATTTAGTCTTGGCGGTGCGGAAAGTGTTAGAGGATATCGTCAGGATGTTTTACTGGGTGATAATGGGCTTTTAATGTCTGGTGAAGTCCGCATTCCTGTTTATCGCTGGAATCAACAGCAAAGTAGTCTTACAGCCATTCCTTTTCTTGATTTTGGTACTAGTTGGAGTAATTCCGATAATCCAAATCAGCCAGAAGATACCGTAGCATCATTAGGGATTGGAGTACAGCTAGATCTTAGTAATTCCCTAACTGCGCGCTTAGATTACGGTATTCCCTTAATTGAGGTTAAAGATACCAACGATACTTTACAAGAAAATGGATTGTATTTTTCCCTAGAATATTTTCCTTTTTAA
- a CDS encoding exonuclease SbcC, with protein sequence MIPLQLTLKNFLSYQDASLNFCGLHTACICGANGAGKSSLLEAITWVIWGKCRAVTEDDVINGGANSVRVDFDFSCNNQTYRVIRSRTRGKTSSLEFQVATKTGNFRSITAKNLRATQDDVISCLKLDYDTFTNSAYLRQGRADEFMLRRPSERKQILADLLKLDRYEELAGKAKDTAKEYKVKLEQLQQNLEPLLEEVAKRQEISAQLAQLQQQLTESQALQEQARHRLGQLQAIDYQRQNWEKQLTIQQTQHQNLTQDCDRATKDIKVLEEQLQSLTALIAQQAAIVTGYNQLLAGQAQANELAQKFTQDQAAQQQKQQLEKQLGQQKNELSLQISQSQTRLEGLEQQEEEIAKVLTKTEDVEAGVIKLEACRKKLAEFDRLQQYISPLTQRKNDLQIRINREEAQLTAKLEQLHDSVQKLALDIEKVPEKRQQLLTVDAQIEALDKKRIYQKRVEEKGTERKEFQSKLQENQRLYEKQLHELAHKLEMLSNPDAICPLCERELDAHHRHQVVSKTQQQQQDIQEQIWVIREQLSTCDRELQLLRQEYQEISQAISPYNSLQQQFGQLEAQLEATEDIYEQLQVTQAEKQQLELALQSGHYALELKTEIKQLEGELQTLNYDEETHGLLRGEVLNLRWAEIKQAKIEDAKKRQAKLDTQKPQLLQELAELQTNLEKLHINSPLQQKIDTLNQEIKELGYDSHTHQNLLANLQQLQVWEFKYQQLQKAQQDFPQIQAKLFELQELLQQKIQARNNLQIQIQDHLAQRENIADNRQEIQTLESQIYQRRQQLDDLLSLSGRLQQTLSQIDNLELQHQEAEKQLQIYEKQYRIYHELTLAFGKNGIQALTIENILPQLEAETNHILARLTGNQFHVQFLTQKATKAATKKKTKLIDTLDIVIADASGTRPYETYSGGEAFRINFSVRLALAKLLAQRSGTSLQMLIVDEGFGTQDAEGCNRLVAAINAIASDFACILTVTHMPQFKEAFQTRIEVYKDQTGSSLRVSN encoded by the coding sequence AGAAGCTATTACCTGGGTTATATGGGGTAAATGTCGGGCGGTTACGGAGGATGATGTAATTAATGGGGGAGCAAATAGTGTCCGTGTGGATTTTGATTTTAGCTGTAATAATCAAACCTATCGTGTAATTCGTTCTCGTACTAGGGGTAAAACTAGCTCTTTGGAGTTTCAGGTGGCAACTAAGACAGGTAACTTTCGCTCTATTACCGCTAAAAATTTACGGGCTACCCAGGATGATGTTATTTCTTGTTTAAAGTTAGATTACGATACTTTTACTAATTCTGCCTATCTACGTCAGGGAAGGGCGGATGAGTTTATGTTACGTCGTCCTAGTGAACGCAAGCAAATTTTAGCAGATTTATTGAAGTTGGATCGTTATGAAGAGTTGGCGGGAAAAGCTAAGGATACAGCCAAGGAATATAAAGTAAAGCTAGAACAACTGCAACAAAATCTAGAGCCATTATTGGAAGAAGTGGCAAAAAGACAAGAGATTTCTGCACAATTAGCCCAATTACAGCAGCAATTAACCGAATCACAAGCATTACAAGAGCAAGCACGTCATCGACTTGGGCAATTACAAGCCATAGATTATCAACGTCAGAATTGGGAAAAACAATTAACTATTCAACAAACCCAACATCAAAATTTAACTCAGGATTGCGATCGCGCTACTAAGGATATTAAAGTTTTAGAGGAACAATTGCAATCTTTAACCGCTTTAATTGCACAACAAGCAGCCATAGTTACAGGCTATAATCAGTTATTGGCAGGACAAGCACAGGCAAACGAATTAGCCCAAAAGTTTACTCAAGATCAAGCAGCCCAGCAGCAAAAACAACAGTTAGAAAAGCAGTTAGGACAACAAAAAAATGAGTTAAGTCTGCAAATTAGTCAAAGTCAAACTCGTTTAGAAGGGCTGGAGCAACAGGAAGAAGAAATTGCTAAAGTTTTAACTAAAACCGAAGATGTGGAAGCAGGTGTAATTAAGTTAGAAGCCTGTCGTAAAAAGTTAGCAGAATTTGATCGGCTACAACAATATATTTCTCCTCTAACTCAACGTAAAAATGACCTACAGATCAGAATAAATCGTGAAGAAGCTCAATTAACGGCAAAATTGGAACAATTGCATGATTCTGTACAAAAATTAGCCTTAGATATCGAAAAAGTTCCCGAAAAACGCCAGCAACTATTAACCGTCGATGCTCAAATAGAAGCTTTAGATAAAAAACGCATCTATCAAAAAAGAGTAGAGGAAAAAGGGACAGAAAGAAAAGAATTTCAGTCTAAACTACAAGAAAATCAAAGGCTGTATGAAAAACAGTTACATGAACTTGCTCATAAACTGGAAATGCTATCTAACCCAGATGCTATTTGTCCTCTGTGCGAGCGTGAATTAGATGCTCATCATCGTCATCAGGTGGTAAGTAAAACCCAACAACAACAGCAGGATATTCAAGAACAAATTTGGGTTATCCGTGAACAATTATCAACTTGCGATCGCGAATTACAATTATTACGTCAAGAATATCAAGAGATTAGTCAAGCAATTTCTCCCTATAATTCTCTTCAGCAGCAATTTGGACAATTGGAAGCTCAATTGGAAGCTACAGAGGATATTTATGAGCAGTTACAAGTTACCCAAGCGGAAAAACAACAGTTGGAATTAGCTCTGCAATCTGGTCATTATGCCCTAGAATTAAAAACAGAAATTAAACAACTTGAAGGGGAATTACAAACCCTTAATTATGATGAGGAAACCCACGGATTATTAAGAGGAGAAGTTCTTAATTTACGCTGGGCAGAAATTAAACAAGCTAAAATTGAAGATGCTAAGAAGCGACAGGCGAAATTAGATACCCAAAAACCTCAATTACTCCAAGAACTCGCCGAGTTACAAACTAATTTAGAAAAGTTACATATTAATTCCCCCCTACAGCAAAAAATTGATACCCTAAACCAAGAAATTAAGGAGTTGGGATACGATAGCCATACCCATCAAAATCTTTTAGCTAATCTTCAACAGTTGCAAGTATGGGAATTTAAATATCAGCAATTACAAAAAGCTCAACAGGATTTTCCCCAAATTCAAGCTAAATTATTTGAGCTACAAGAATTATTACAACAAAAAATTCAAGCCAGAAATAACTTACAAATCCAAATTCAAGATCACCTCGCCCAACGAGAAAATATTGCTGATAATCGTCAGGAAATTCAAACTTTAGAATCACAAATTTATCAACGTCGTCAACAGTTGGATGATTTACTTTCTCTTAGTGGCAGACTGCAACAAACTCTTTCTCAGATAGATAATTTAGAACTACAACATCAAGAAGCAGAAAAACAATTACAAATATATGAAAAGCAATATCGGATCTATCACGAGTTAACTTTGGCTTTCGGTAAAAATGGTATTCAAGCATTAACTATAGAAAATATTCTGCCTCAATTAGAAGCCGAAACCAATCATATATTAGCAAGACTTACAGGTAATCAATTTCATGTTCAGTTTTTAACTCAAAAAGCAACCAAAGCAGCCACTAAAAAGAAAACTAAATTAATTGACACTTTAGATATTGTTATTGCTGATGCTAGTGGTACTCGCCCCTACGAAACCTATTCAGGTGGGGAAGCATTTCGGATTAATTTCTCAGTGCGCCTAGCTTTAGCTAAACTTCTCGCTCAACGTTCAGGAACATCACTACAAATGTTAATTGTCGATGAAGGTTTTGGTACACAAGATGCCGAAGGTTGTAATCGTTTAGTAGCTGCAATTAATGCGATCGCTTCAGATTTTGCTTGTATTCTTACTGTTACCCATATGCCCCAATTTAAAGAGGCTTTCCAAACTAGAATTGAGGTATATAAAGATCAAACAGGCTCAAGTTTGCGTGTGTCTAATTAA
- the ftsH_2 gene encoding cell division protein FtsH, with amino-acid sequence MSVKNQPPGSRPRLISNILFLIAGLFLFTNLLFPQLFGTPIPQVPYSMFIDQVEDGNVARASVGQNEILYELKTVAEQQPQILRTNPIFDLELPKRLEANGVEFAAAPPPKNGWVGNILSWVIPPLIFVAIWQFFISRSAGGAQGALSLTKSRAKVYVEGDSTKVTFDDVAGVEEAKAELTEIVEFLKTPERYKAIGARIPKGVLLVGPPGTGKTLMAKAVAGEAGVAFFSISGSEFVELFVGAGAARVRDLFEQAKQKAPCIVFIDELDAIGKSRAGGSGFVGGNDEREQTLNQLLTEMDGFAAGDATVIVLAATNRPETLDPALLRPGRFDRQVLVDRPDLAGRQKILEIYAAKVKLDADVDLKQIATRTPGFAGADLSNLVNESALLAARNQRDKVTQADFNEAIERVIAGLEKKSRVLADKEKKIVAYHEVGHALVGAVMPGGGKVAKISIVPRGMAALGYTLQTPTEDRFLMSESELRDQIATMLGGRSAEEVVFNSITTGASNDLQRATDLAERMVTTYGMSKVLGPLAYEKGQQNNFLGQGMGNPRRMVSEQTAKAIDEEVKEIVETAHQQALDILNHNRELLETITQEILEVEVIEGDRLQSFLDQAKLPQQYQQEKSEQLIA; translated from the coding sequence ATGAGTGTTAAAAATCAACCGCCAGGGTCAAGACCTCGCTTAATTTCCAATATATTATTTTTAATTGCAGGATTATTTTTATTTACTAATTTACTTTTCCCCCAATTATTTGGTACTCCCATTCCTCAAGTACCCTATAGTATGTTTATCGACCAAGTGGAAGATGGTAATGTAGCCAGAGCCTCGGTCGGTCAAAACGAGATTCTTTATGAATTAAAAACAGTAGCCGAACAACAGCCCCAAATCCTTAGAACTAATCCTATCTTCGATTTAGAATTACCAAAGCGTTTAGAGGCTAATGGAGTAGAATTTGCTGCTGCACCACCCCCTAAAAATGGTTGGGTAGGTAATATTTTGAGTTGGGTTATTCCCCCGCTAATTTTTGTAGCTATCTGGCAATTCTTTATTAGTCGCAGTGCAGGTGGAGCGCAGGGAGCATTATCTCTAACCAAAAGCCGAGCTAAAGTATATGTTGAGGGAGATTCAACTAAAGTTACTTTCGATGATGTAGCTGGTGTGGAAGAAGCCAAAGCGGAATTAACCGAGATTGTTGAGTTTCTAAAAACCCCCGAAAGATATAAAGCAATTGGTGCGAGAATTCCTAAAGGAGTTTTATTAGTCGGCCCTCCTGGGACTGGTAAAACCCTAATGGCAAAAGCTGTAGCTGGAGAAGCTGGTGTTGCCTTTTTTAGTATTTCTGGTTCAGAATTTGTCGAATTATTCGTTGGTGCTGGTGCAGCTAGAGTTAGAGACTTATTTGAACAAGCAAAACAAAAAGCCCCCTGTATTGTTTTTATCGATGAATTAGATGCCATTGGTAAATCTCGTGCTGGTGGATCTGGATTTGTTGGTGGCAATGATGAGCGAGAGCAGACTCTTAATCAGTTACTTACAGAAATGGATGGTTTTGCTGCTGGCGATGCTACAGTGATTGTTTTAGCTGCTACTAACCGCCCAGAAACCTTAGATCCTGCCCTATTGCGTCCTGGTAGATTTGACCGTCAAGTGTTAGTAGATCGTCCAGATTTAGCTGGTCGTCAAAAGATTCTTGAAATCTATGCAGCAAAAGTCAAACTAGATGCTGATGTAGATCTTAAACAAATTGCTACTCGCACTCCTGGTTTTGCAGGCGCAGACTTATCTAATTTAGTCAATGAATCTGCTTTACTTGCTGCTAGAAACCAAAGAGATAAAGTTACCCAAGCAGACTTTAACGAAGCTATAGAAAGAGTTATAGCTGGTTTAGAGAAGAAAAGCCGTGTCCTTGCAGATAAGGAGAAGAAAATCGTCGCTTATCATGAAGTTGGTCATGCTTTAGTTGGTGCAGTTATGCCAGGAGGGGGTAAAGTTGCTAAAATCTCTATCGTACCTCGTGGGATGGCAGCTTTAGGATATACTCTTCAAACTCCGACTGAAGACCGCTTTTTAATGTCAGAATCAGAATTAAGAGATCAGATTGCAACCATGCTGGGTGGACGCTCTGCTGAGGAAGTTGTCTTTAATAGTATTACTACTGGTGCATCCAACGACTTACAAAGAGCAACCGACCTTGCAGAAAGAATGGTTACAACCTATGGTATGAGTAAAGTTTTGGGCCCATTAGCCTACGAGAAAGGACAGCAAAATAACTTTTTAGGTCAAGGTATGGGAAATCCTCGCCGAATGGTTAGTGAACAAACAGCTAAAGCGATCGATGAAGAGGTTAAAGAGATTGTCGAAACCGCTCATCAGCAAGCCCTAGATATTCTTAATCATAACCGCGAGTTATTAGAAACAATTACTCAAGAAATTCTAGAAGTGGAAGTTATTGAAGGAGATAGATTACAATCTTTTCTAGATCAAGCTAAACTACCACAGCAATATCAGCAAGAAAAATCTGAACAATTGATAGCTTAA
- the ndhM gene encoding NADH dehydrogenase subunit M has protein sequence MAAIKKGSLVRVVKEKLQGSLESQASDLRFPSYLLESKGAVVELNDEYALVQFYVPTPNVWLRLDQLEVAK, from the coding sequence ATGGCAGCTATTAAAAAGGGATCACTAGTTCGGGTGGTTAAGGAAAAATTGCAAGGTAGTCTTGAATCACAAGCGAGTGATCTGCGTTTTCCCTCTTATTTGCTTGAGAGTAAAGGAGCAGTGGTAGAACTTAATGATGAATATGCTTTGGTTCAATTCTATGTCCCCACTCCTAATGTCTGGTTGCGTTTAGACCAATTAGAAGTTGCAAAGTAA
- the infC gene encoding translation initiation factor IF-3, whose protein sequence is MRERKRSTTSRDLTKTNERIRFPNIRVIDSEGEQLGIITPKEALAIAVEKGLDLVLVSETADPPVCKIMDYGKYKYEQDKKLKEAKKKQHNADVKEVKMRYKIEEHDYNVRVKNAQRFLKSGDKVKATISFRGREIQHSKLAEDLLHRMAKDLEEYAEVQQYPKREGRNMMMMLSPKK, encoded by the coding sequence GTGAGAGAAAGAAAACGCAGTACCACTAGTCGCGATCTAACCAAAACTAACGAAAGAATTCGCTTCCCTAATATTCGTGTTATCGACTCTGAAGGTGAGCAGTTGGGGATCATCACCCCAAAAGAAGCTCTCGCTATAGCTGTAGAAAAAGGCTTGGATTTGGTCTTAGTCAGCGAAACCGCCGATCCCCCTGTCTGTAAGATTATGGACTATGGGAAATATAAATATGAGCAAGATAAAAAACTTAAGGAAGCTAAGAAAAAACAGCATAACGCTGACGTTAAAGAAGTCAAGATGCGCTATAAAATTGAAGAGCATGACTATAATGTGCGGGTTAAAAATGCTCAACGTTTTCTAAAGTCTGGAGATAAGGTAAAAGCTACTATTAGTTTTCGTGGTCGAGAAATTCAACACTCAAAATTAGCGGAAGATTTATTGCACCGTATGGCGAAAGATTTGGAAGAGTATGCCGAAGTGCAGCAATATCCGAAACGAGAAGGTCGTAATATGATGATGATGTTATCTCCTAAGAAATAA
- a CDS encoding alpha/beta hydrolase fold protein: MEIKQSWHERVGNQRDWVWRGWQTRYSFLRAKQKPTSVSNPPIIFIHGFGASIEHWRYNLPVISQHYTVYALDLLGFGASRKADVEYSAALWTEQLHDFWQTFIGTPVILVGNSIGSLICLTATTTYPEMVQGLVMLSLPDVSVREDILPPLVRPLVTNLENLVASPILIKNILKIVRKPNIIRRWAAIAYPNKEALTDELIEILSTPAYDEGSEKTLLRLSRSVRTVDFALSVRDLLPQVTIPMLLIWGLQDRMVPPLQAKAIASLNARIKLVELEAGHCPHDEYPDLFNSLLLEWLKSI; the protein is encoded by the coding sequence TTGGAAATCAAGCAATCTTGGCACGAACGGGTAGGAAATCAAAGAGACTGGGTGTGGAGGGGATGGCAAACTCGCTATAGTTTCTTAAGAGCCAAACAAAAACCAACTTCAGTATCTAATCCACCAATAATTTTTATTCATGGATTTGGGGCGAGTATTGAACACTGGCGTTACAATCTACCTGTTATTTCTCAACACTATACAGTTTATGCTCTCGATTTGCTTGGTTTTGGTGCATCGAGAAAAGCAGATGTTGAATATAGTGCAGCATTATGGACAGAGCAGTTACATGATTTTTGGCAGACTTTTATTGGCACACCTGTAATTTTGGTTGGTAATTCTATCGGCTCTCTGATTTGTTTAACTGCCACTACAACTTATCCAGAGATGGTTCAAGGTTTAGTAATGTTAAGTTTACCAGATGTATCAGTAAGAGAAGATATTCTACCGCCGTTGGTACGTCCTTTAGTAACAAATTTAGAAAATCTAGTCGCTTCACCTATACTGATCAAAAATATTTTAAAAATAGTCAGAAAGCCAAATATTATTCGGCGTTGGGCAGCAATAGCCTATCCTAATAAAGAAGCATTAACAGATGAACTGATAGAAATATTATCTACTCCTGCGTATGATGAGGGTTCAGAAAAAACTTTATTGCGTTTATCGAGAAGCGTTAGAACAGTTGATTTTGCTCTTTCAGTTAGAGATTTATTACCTCAAGTAACCATCCCAATGCTACTAATTTGGGGATTGCAAGATAGAATGGTGCCACCTTTACAAGCAAAAGCGATCGCCTCTTTGAATGCGCGCATCAAACTTGTAGAATTAGAAGCAGGTCATTGTCCCCATGATGAATATCCTGATCTATTCAATTCTCTTTTATTAGAGTGGCTCAAATCTATATAA
- a CDS encoding phytanoyl-CoA dioxygenase, with amino-acid sequence MSNKTLNSLLSFTTENRQSRFHLTDAQTQLLPSSKDIQFFQEHGWFIAPKVIDEDLIDALFIASEELYMGKKDAEIPSGGCSNWQPGDSSAVRNNEYISFQKLAFRQLALQPIIGAIAAKLMNTDTVRYFQDQLISKEPNQPNTTKIGWHTDRSYHSNCTSHKLLTVWIPLHDVSEEHGPLVMIDGSHKWSQTDHMRGFNHNNHQEIEQKYQQQGQTLRKVPITLKKGQISFHSSSIVHGSYENRSNIMRRAVVMNVQDGENRHQPYWNNGKQIHHFLDNFCRKQANGLPDYSDPAIFPVIWSEKSQ; translated from the coding sequence ATGTCTAATAAAACTTTAAATTCCCTACTATCATTTACTACTGAAAATAGACAATCAAGATTCCATCTAACAGATGCACAAACACAACTGTTACCAAGTTCAAAAGATATACAATTCTTTCAAGAACATGGTTGGTTTATAGCCCCAAAAGTAATCGATGAAGACTTAATTGATGCCCTATTTATTGCGAGCGAAGAATTATATATGGGCAAAAAAGATGCAGAAATACCGAGTGGAGGTTGTAGTAATTGGCAGCCAGGCGATTCTAGCGCAGTACGTAATAACGAATATATTTCCTTTCAAAAGTTAGCATTTAGGCAACTTGCTTTACAACCAATTATAGGTGCGATCGCAGCGAAATTAATGAATACCGATACAGTTAGATATTTCCAAGATCAACTAATCAGTAAAGAACCAAATCAGCCCAATACTACTAAAATTGGTTGGCATACAGATAGATCCTACCATTCCAATTGCACATCCCATAAATTACTAACTGTTTGGATTCCCCTCCATGATGTTAGCGAAGAACATGGACCCTTGGTAATGATTGATGGCAGTCATAAATGGTCGCAAACAGATCATATGCGAGGTTTCAATCATAATAACCACCAAGAGATAGAACAAAAATACCAACAACAAGGACAAACATTACGTAAAGTCCCCATCACACTTAAAAAAGGACAAATCAGTTTCCATAGTTCTTCTATAGTTCACGGTAGCTATGAAAATCGTAGTAACATTATGCGTAGAGCAGTAGTAATGAATGTCCAAGACGGAGAAAACCGCCATCAACCCTATTGGAATAATGGTAAACAAATTCATCACTTTTTAGATAATTTTTGTCGTAAGCAAGCTAACGGACTTCCCGACTATAGCGATCCTGCAATCTTTCCTGTAATTTGGTCGGAAAAATCTCAATAA
- a CDS encoding peptidase M16 domain-containing protein: MSKKLLSWLSLSLVTLLATVLLSFGIHLTAVADTPKHYTQLEFEPLPEIELPDYQRYELDNGMVVYLLEDRDLPLISGTALIRTGSRFEPADKVGLAELTGIVMRSGGTQNHSANELNSILEKKAASVETNIDIASGTASFETLTEDLNTVFPLFTEVLRQPAFAAEQLAIALKQQQGAIARRNDNPNDIVSREFNKVIYGAPSPYARTIEYKTLDNISRQDVVNFYQSYVRPENIILGLVGDFDTDTMIKQVQDSLGDWQNNQPLPNLEIPTTNQENIQGLFVIDRPQLTQSNILMGHLGGQFKSPDYPTLSVLNGVLNGFGGRLFNEVRSRQGLAYSVYGAWSPSYDFDGLFIAGGQTQTNNTVPFIKSIVAEINKLRTDTITQQELVNAKESILNSFVFNFQTPSQTISRLMRYEYFDYPEDFIFQYQNQVQNTTEADILKVAKQYLQPEQLVTLVVGNTQAMNPSLSSLGKDIKVVDIGVDPITKS; the protein is encoded by the coding sequence ATGAGCAAAAAACTATTGTCTTGGTTGAGTTTGTCTTTAGTTACCTTATTGGCTACAGTTTTATTGTCGTTTGGCATCCATTTAACGGCGGTTGCAGATACACCAAAACACTATACACAATTGGAATTTGAACCCCTACCAGAGATAGAATTACCAGACTATCAACGTTATGAATTAGATAATGGGATGGTGGTTTATCTCTTAGAGGATAGGGATCTACCTTTAATTAGTGGTACAGCTTTAATTCGTACGGGTTCTCGTTTTGAACCTGCGGATAAGGTGGGATTAGCCGAATTGACAGGGATCGTAATGCGTAGTGGAGGAACACAAAATCATTCTGCCAACGAATTAAATTCAATTTTAGAAAAAAAGGCTGCTTCGGTAGAAACTAATATTGATATCGCTTCAGGTACTGCAAGCTTTGAAACTTTGACGGAAGATTTAAATACAGTATTCCCTTTGTTTACTGAAGTTTTACGTCAGCCAGCGTTTGCAGCCGAACAACTAGCGATCGCTCTTAAACAACAACAGGGTGCAATTGCTCGTCGTAATGATAATCCTAATGATATTGTCAGCAGAGAATTTAATAAAGTAATTTATGGCGCACCTAGCCCCTATGCCCGTACGATTGAGTATAAAACTTTAGATAATATTTCTCGTCAGGATGTTGTAAATTTTTATCAAAGTTATGTTCGTCCAGAAAATATAATTTTGGGTTTAGTAGGGGATTTTGATACGGACACTATGATTAAGCAGGTGCAGGACTCTTTGGGTGACTGGCAAAATAATCAACCTTTACCCAATTTAGAAATACCCACTACTAATCAAGAAAATATTCAAGGTCTTTTTGTTATTGATCGTCCTCAATTAACTCAAAGTAATATTCTTATGGGTCATTTGGGAGGTCAATTTAAAAGTCCAGATTATCCCACTCTTAGTGTTTTAAATGGGGTTTTAAACGGTTTTGGTGGACGTTTATTTAATGAAGTGCGATCGCGCCAAGGTTTGGCTTACAGTGTCTATGGTGCTTGGAGTCCTAGTTATGACTTTGATGGTTTATTTATTGCTGGTGGACAAACTCAAACTAATAACACTGTTCCTTTTATTAAATCAATTGTTGCTGAAATTAATAAGTTGCGTACAGACACTATCACCCAGCAAGAATTAGTTAATGCTAAAGAATCTATTCTCAATTCTTTTGTGTTTAACTTTCAAACTCCTAGTCAGACTATATCGCGTTTGATGCGTTATGAATATTTTGATTATCCCGAAGACTTTATTTTTCAATATCAAAATCAAGTGCAAAACACGACTGAGGCGGATATTTTAAAAGTTGCCAAACAATATCTTCAACCCGAGCAATTGGTAACTTTGGTTGTTGGTAATACTCAAGCAATGAATCCCTCACTCAGTAGTTTAGGGAAGGATATCAAAGTTGTGGATATTGGTGTTGATCCAATAACTAAAAGCTAA